One window of Chloroflexus aggregans DSM 9485 genomic DNA carries:
- a CDS encoding glycosyltransferase family 2 protein: protein MNRPLISIIIPCYNEAATLPTILAQVEAVDLDKEIIIVDDHSTDETPAILAELARTRPHLTIIRHPQNRGKGAAVRSGLAHARGEITIIQDADLEYDPQDYYELVKPIANRRVDVVVGSRFLGRHTGMYFWNALGNKFLTFLTNFLFNCWTSDMETCYKVVRTDILRDLRLESNDFRIEPEIAAKLLRRGYRIYEVPVSYLGRTYEEGKKMKPIQGFYAILALLKYRLGV from the coding sequence ATGAACCGACCGCTTATCTCGATAATCATCCCTTGCTACAACGAAGCCGCAACGCTGCCAACCATTCTGGCTCAAGTTGAAGCTGTTGATCTCGACAAAGAGATCATCATTGTGGATGACCATTCCACCGATGAAACGCCGGCGATACTCGCCGAACTGGCACGTACCCGACCGCACCTCACTATCATTCGCCATCCGCAAAACCGTGGCAAAGGGGCGGCGGTGCGCAGTGGCTTGGCCCATGCCCGCGGTGAGATCACGATCATCCAAGATGCCGATCTGGAATATGACCCGCAAGACTACTATGAGTTGGTGAAACCGATCGCGAACCGTCGGGTTGATGTCGTGGTCGGCAGCCGATTTCTTGGCCGCCATACCGGAATGTATTTTTGGAATGCACTTGGCAATAAGTTTCTCACCTTTCTAACCAATTTTCTTTTTAATTGCTGGACTTCTGATATGGAGACCTGCTATAAGGTAGTGCGCACCGACATTTTACGGGATTTACGGCTTGAGAGCAACGATTTTCGCATTGAGCCGGAAATTGCCGCCAAGTTGTTGCGCCGTGGCTATCGGATCTATGAAGTGCCGGTGAGCTATTTGGGTCGCACTTACGAAGAGGGCAAGAAGATGAAGCCAATTCAAGGGTTTTATGCGATCCTTGCTCTGTTGAAGTACCGGTTGGGGGTGTAA